The nucleotide window TCCGGAGGGCGCGCTCCAAACGGGAAGCGGACGGCAGGGGGGCAGCATTGGGAATGTAAATACGGAGGGCTTGCCGCCGGAGCTGGCCGGCGCTGGGGATAAAGGGCAAAAAAAGGTGGTGGCTCTTCCAAAAGCACAGTATGAAGATCTGCAGCTTATCCGGGAGCAATGGGGCCGTATTCTCAAGGAACTGGGAGCGTCTATCAGACCGGCGCTCTCGGAAGCAGTTGTGGAACCCTTTGGCGATAATACTATCATGCTGGGATTCCGCGATGAAACGTTTTACATGATCGGCGGAAGGGAACAAGTATTAGAGCAGCTGGCAGATTATGTTCGGGCGAACTATGAGAAAGAAATGGAGTTTCGCGCCAAGCTGCTGGCAGAAGGTGAAAATGCGGATACTCAGTATGTCAGCGAAGAAGAGTTGAAATCAAAAATTCATATGGACATCGTAACGGAAAATAGTTAGAATGATAAAAGATTCAAGAAAATAAGGAGGAGTTCTCACATGGCAAAACGTGGAGGATTTCCGGGCGGCATGCCTGGAAATATGAACAATCTGATGAAGCAGGCACAGAGAATGCAGAGACAGATGGAAGATGCGCAGAAGGAATTTGAGACGAAAGAGTTTACCGCGTCTGCTGGAGGCGGAGCGGTAGAGGTGACCGTATCCGGCAAAAAGGAGATCACGTCCGTGAAGCTGGCGGAAGAAGTGGTGGATCCGGAAGATATTGAGATGCTTCAGGATCTGATTATGGCAGCTACCAATGAAGCGCTCCGGCAGATGGAAGAGGCTTCTTCGGCGAATATGTCCGGCCTGGCAGGCGGACTCGGCGGAGGCTTCCCCTTCTGATGGATTATTACAGCAGTAAGATCACAGCGTTAATAGAAGAGCTGTCCAGGCTGCCCGGCATAGGAGCCAAGTCTGCCCAGCGTCTCGCGTTTCATATTATAAACATGCCAGAAGAGCGGGTGAAGCGTCTGGCGGAGGTTTTGGTAGAAGCGAAACAGGGAGTACGGTACTGCCGTGAGTGCTTTACGCTGACGGATAATGAGCTGTGCCCCATTTGCGCCAGCGATAAACGGGATCATGGCACTATAATGGTAGTAGAGAGCACCAGGGATCTGGCGGCGTATGAAAAGACCGGGCGTTACGACGGTGTATATCATGTGCTGCATGGAGCGATATCTCCGGCATTGGGAATCGGTCCGGCGGATATCCGGCTGAAAGAGCTGATGACCAGGCTCCAGGGAGATATATCAGAGGTGATCATTGCCACGAATTCAAGCTTGGAAGGGGAGACGACAGCCATGTATTTAAGTAAGCTGATCAAGCCGACGGGCATTAAGGTGACCAGGATAGCGAGCGGAGTGCCGGTGGGCGGCGACCTGGAGTATATCGATGAAGTGACCCTGCTCCGAGCGCTGGAGGGGAGGACGGAACTGTGACCGTCCGGCATATATGAAAATAATAAAAAAGAATCTCGCGCTGCGGGATTCTTTTTATTTCATCGGAAAGTGCGCCCTAAGAAATAAAATCCCCTTCCGGGCAGAATGCACACGATGTACAGAGAAACTTTCTTGACAGCTAATGTCTGCTAGACAAATATAGCCTGTACAAGAACCATGTATAAAAGAGTCCCGCCGCCGATGCTGAAGAGAAGGTTATGCTTCCATTTATGTATCAAGACGACAAAGGCGCTGGCCAATAGCTCCGGTATGCCGAAGGGCCATGCGAAAAATTGGATGTCCTTGAAGCAGTAGACGATCAGCATGCCGATGATGGCGTAGGGCAGAACGCGGCCTGCATAAGAAACAAAATCCGGCGTCTTCTTATTGGCAGGAAACAGGAGGAAAGGAAGCAGCCTGGTCAAAAAGGTGACTGCGGCGACGGTAAGGATCGTAAGGATCACGGATATCATGCGGATTCCCTCCTTCTGAGCATAGTTAAAGAAAAGAGCAGACAGACCATAGCTGCGGGTATAAACCAGCTGGTGCCGAAAAGCAGCCTGCAGGCAACGGTAATGACGATTCCCAGGACGGCCGGCAGATGATTTTTGCTGTTTTCCCATTGGTCTACAAATATTACAATGAAAAGGGCGGTCATAGCGAAATCGATTCCTTCGGAATTAAAGGGGATCAGGTTTCCGGCCACATTTCCAATCACGCCGCCTAGAATCCAATAAAAATGATTCAGGGCTGCAATGAAAAAGAAAAACCATTTTTTGCTGACTCCGTCCGGCGGATTGGCCGAACAGAGGAGTGAAAATGTCTCATCCGTAAGTGAAAAGATCATGTAGGGCTTCAGCTTACCGGAATCTTTAAATTTATCCAGCATGGAAAGACCATAGAATAAATGCCGGGCATTGACCATAAGTGTAATGAAAAGCGTGGACAAAAAATTAAAAGGAAGCGTTAGAAGCTCTATGGCAACGAACTGCATAGAGCCGGCATAAATGATCACGCTCATGAAAATAGCCCATCCTACATGAAAGCCCTCGCTGCTCAGAAGAACGCCGAAAGCGATGCCCAGAAACAAATAACCCATGAAAACAGGCAGCGTTAAAGGAAACGCCGCCCGGAACGCTTTTTTTATCATATGAAAAACCCCTTTGCCTATATTTTCCTCATTGCTATTATAGCTATTTCATCTTCTGTATGCAACATTTTTGAAATTACAGTTAATTTTGAATAATATGACATTTATATCAATTAATTAGCAAAAATAAAATAAAAAAACTAAAAAAATGTCTTGACAATCGAAATCGAGTGTGCTATTATACAGTTACAACAAATAAACAAATAACAAATCCTCACAACAAAAGAAGCCCATAGAAGAATCTGACGAGAAAGGATTCGGGAAAACAGATCAGATGTAAAGGAATCTGGTTTGGTAAAATCAATACAGAGGAAGTAAGGAGTCAGTGGCGATTGCATAGGAATATCAATCAAAATTAGACAGAACCAGCCGATGGATGATAAAAAAAGCTTCTTCGAAACAACAGGGACGTATTACAGGAATAAAAGAAATCCATAAGAAGCGAGATGGAGAGAATCATAATTCGTGTAAGGTCGTCAATCGAAGTTGAGAGGAATTGTGAACAGGAAAATGGAAAGGAGGAGATTCCGCTGGACACTGAAGTCTCACGATTGAAAACTCAATATGGTTCTCATATGATGGAAGATAAATCCTGTTGGAACCGCCTTCATTATATAGAGAATATATAAATAATATCGTAAGTATCCGAATTAGGTATATGAAAATGTACAAGTCGAAGAAGAACTTCGGATCAGATGTGATAGCATATATGAGAATCATAGAGTTTTCATCGTAAAAGAAATTAAAAAAATCAGAATGCATGTAGGAAATGGAGATGAAGCGTCAAGGGATAGGAAGTTGGCGTTAAGAACATAGGCTATATACAATTTGAAAAAGGCGAACAGGATATCACATATTTCCTTCGATTGAAGCTTGAAAAGCTGGCAGACAAGAACCTGTAAATAAAAATCCAAGAGAAATACAGGAAATGTTGCCGGACTCGGATGGTGAAAGAAAAAGAAGTTCAGTACAATTAAATATATAAAATATAAAAAAGGGTACGAAAAGTACCCTTTTTTTACTGTTGTTTTTGACAAGAAAAATCGAGTATGTTAAACTTAGAGTGCACACGTATAGGTTATCAATTATTTTTGAGGTGATACTGTGGATAAATATGAATTAAGTATCAAAGAAGATAAGATTAAAAAGCATGCTGAGAAAAAAGATTATGTGACCGCGGCGAAGATTGCGGACACGATTGATTGGCGGCGCGTTAAAAACATAAAAATGCTGACGCTTGTTTCTCAGATCTATGAAAAGGTCAAAAATTATGCCGAGGCGAAAAATGTTCTCCTGATCGCGTATGAACGTGTTCCGGTGGGGCGCCGGATGCTGTATAAATTGACGGAGCTTTGTGTTAAGTCAGGCAATCTGGATGAAGCAGAAGACTTTTTTGAAGAATTCCAGGAAATAGCGCCCAATGATATCAGCAAGCTGATTTTAGCTTATCAGATTGAGTCCTCCAGAGGGGAACCCTTAGAAAAGCTGATCACCATTCTGGAGCTTTACCGTAAAAATGAGTTTGAAGAAAAGTGGGCTTACGAGCTGGCTTACCTATATCATAAAGCAGGCAGGTCTAAGGACTGTGTGCAGCTGTGCAATGAAATCATTTTATGGTTCAGCGTAGGGCCTTATGTGGACAAAGCTCTGGAGTTGAAAATGCAGTATGAGCCGCTTACTCCGTCCCAGCAGGAGAAGCTTGTAAATAAAAAGAAATTTGAAGAACGTATTAAAGCTGTGGAAAGGGAATTCGAAGATAAATACTCACAGGAAACGCTGGATTCCGGCCTTCTGGGGGAGGAGCCTACTTTGAAGGAAGAAGGGTTCAAGGAAGCCGCGATGACGGAGGAACCTGAGGTGACAGAAGAAGCTTCCGTGGATGAGGAAGTGGGAATTACTTCCGATGTGCTTTTGCAGAATGCACAGTTCCAGGATATGGAGGCGGATTTGGCGCAGTCCGTAAGAGCCGCGGCGGAAGAAATGCCTCAGGCTGAGGAAGCAGCTGCACAGGATACAAAGGAAATTCTGGCTCAGACAAAAGAGCTTAAAAACTCAAAGCCGGAAATCACACAGACTACTGAGTTTTTGAATGAGGTTTCCGCAGCACTTGCCGCTTCTGTTTTTGCTGATTCAGATCAAAAGATTGAAGCAGAAGAGACGGATCCGGAGATCACGGAAGAGGGTGCGGATGAGAAGATAGACGCAGAAGAAGCAGAAACCGGCGGCCAAGAGGCCGCTGTGGAAGAAGAGCCTGGGACAGCAGAAGAAATTCCTGCAGAGGACTCTGCCGAAGAGAAAGATGAAGCTGAAGTATTTGCAGAGCCGGAAATGACCGGATCGGAAGAAAACGCACCGGATGAAGAAATCTCGGCTGAGAGCGAGTCAGATGAGGTGATTCCGGAGGAGAATGCTGTCAATGCTGATTCGGCTGCTGCTGCGGAAGATGAGACACCGGAAGAAAGCAAGTATCCGGCAGAGGCGGATGAGAAAGCGGAAGAGGTATTTGAAACGCCGGAAGAAGAGCTAGAAGAAGAGGAAATAGACGGAAATCAGATAACATGCGTAGTTGTGGAGGAGGAGCCAGGAGAGGGCAGGATTCCCCTGGCGGTGGAAAAGCTGAAAAAGACCCATGAAATATTGGGAGTGCCTGCCACTCAAGTAGCTAAGATTTCTGGGGCGAAGCTGAGCGCTAAAGGAATTCATAATACGTTTATCCGTCTGGCCGGAAGAGATTTGATTGTAGATAACGCGGCGGACCTGACGGGGGCCGCGGTCAAAGAGCTTGTCAGAGAATTAAAGAAGCCGTTTGTATCCATGGTACTTGTGCTGGTCGACTCTCCGGAACGGATAGATAAATTATTAGTTCAAAATCTGGAATTAGACAAACTATGTGTTTATCTGGAAGACGAAGAACAGATGAGCGTAGACGATTTTGTGACCTGCGTAAGCGCATACGCGGAAGAGGAAGAATGTATTATCGATGAGATGGCGGGTCTGGCCGTCTATGCGCTGGCGGAACGGATGAGAAATGACGGCGTTCAGCTGTCGGAGCAGGAAGCGAAAGCTTTAGTGGATGAAGCAATCGATAAGGCGGAGCATAGAGGGCTGAAGGGGCTTTTTGGTTCGAAATATGATAAAAAAGGTTATTTGATCTTAAAAGAACAATACTTTAAGAATTTATAAGGTGGACTATGAGTATTCGGCTGATTGCGTTGGATCTGGACGGGACACTGCTGACCACGGACAAGCGGCTGACAAAGCGTACTTTGGATGTGCTCACCAGGGCCTCGGCCAGGGGGATTCATATTGTACCAGCTACGGGACGAAGCGTGACAGGTCTCGCACCGGAGGTGCGGGACCTGCCGTTTGTTCGTTATGCCATAACTGTGAATGGAGCCGTGGTATGGGATTTAAAGGAACAGAGAGCGATTTCCAAGAAGGTTTTTTCGAGGGACCAGGCGGAAGAAGTATGGGATTTTATCTCCGGCTATCATACCATGCAGGATGCCTGTATAGACGGCATTGCAAGGATGGAGCCTGAATATTACCGGCATATAGAGGATTTCATGCCAGATGAATCCAGAAGCTTTTTGATTCGCTCCACCAGAGTCCCTACAAAGGGAATGCGCTCCTATGTGGTGGATTCACGAAACAGCGTTGAAAAATTTAACCTGTTCTTTAAACAAGAAAGAGAATGCAGCCGCATAGAGGCGAGAGAAGCGCTGAAACGTTTTTCTTATCTGACGGTGACGTCCTCCATTGGCAATAATCTTGAAATTAATCACATGGAGGCTACAAAGGGCAGCGGATTGTCTGCGTTGGCGGATTACCTGTGCCTGGAAAGAGATCAGGTGATGGCCTTTGGCGACGGTGAAAATGATATTTCTATGTTGAAAGCGGCCGGAATGGGGGTGGCTATGGAAAACGCCTCTTCCATAGTAAAGGATTCGGCGGACACGGTCACTTTGTCCAATGATGAAGATGGGGTGGCCCTGGCCATTGAAAAGTTTGTCTTATAAGGATAAAGGCTTATATTGCAGGCGAAGCATACTACATGACAGAACTCTTTGCTTCACGGAAGAGCTCAGGACACAATCTGATATAGGAA belongs to Qiania dongpingensis and includes:
- a CDS encoding tetratricopeptide repeat protein; the encoded protein is MDKYELSIKEDKIKKHAEKKDYVTAAKIADTIDWRRVKNIKMLTLVSQIYEKVKNYAEAKNVLLIAYERVPVGRRMLYKLTELCVKSGNLDEAEDFFEEFQEIAPNDISKLILAYQIESSRGEPLEKLITILELYRKNEFEEKWAYELAYLYHKAGRSKDCVQLCNEIILWFSVGPYVDKALELKMQYEPLTPSQQEKLVNKKKFEERIKAVEREFEDKYSQETLDSGLLGEEPTLKEEGFKEAAMTEEPEVTEEASVDEEVGITSDVLLQNAQFQDMEADLAQSVRAAAEEMPQAEEAAAQDTKEILAQTKELKNSKPEITQTTEFLNEVSAALAASVFADSDQKIEAEETDPEITEEGADEKIDAEEAETGGQEAAVEEEPGTAEEIPAEDSAEEKDEAEVFAEPEMTGSEENAPDEEISAESESDEVIPEENAVNADSAAAAEDETPEESKYPAEADEKAEEVFETPEEELEEEEIDGNQITCVVVEEEPGEGRIPLAVEKLKKTHEILGVPATQVAKISGAKLSAKGIHNTFIRLAGRDLIVDNAADLTGAAVKELVRELKKPFVSMVLVLVDSPERIDKLLVQNLELDKLCVYLEDEEQMSVDDFVTCVSAYAEEEECIIDEMAGLAVYALAERMRNDGVQLSEQEAKALVDEAIDKAEHRGLKGLFGSKYDKKGYLILKEQYFKNL
- a CDS encoding Cof-type HAD-IIB family hydrolase — encoded protein: MSIRLIALDLDGTLLTTDKRLTKRTLDVLTRASARGIHIVPATGRSVTGLAPEVRDLPFVRYAITVNGAVVWDLKEQRAISKKVFSRDQAEEVWDFISGYHTMQDACIDGIARMEPEYYRHIEDFMPDESRSFLIRSTRVPTKGMRSYVVDSRNSVEKFNLFFKQERECSRIEAREALKRFSYLTVTSSIGNNLEINHMEATKGSGLSALADYLCLERDQVMAFGDGENDISMLKAAGMGVAMENASSIVKDSADTVTLSNDEDGVALAIEKFVL
- a CDS encoding branched-chain amino acid transporter permease, whose amino-acid sequence is MISVILTILTVAAVTFLTRLLPFLLFPANKKTPDFVSYAGRVLPYAIIGMLIVYCFKDIQFFAWPFGIPELLASAFVVLIHKWKHNLLFSIGGGTLLYMVLVQAIFV
- a CDS encoding AzlC family ABC transporter permease, which gives rise to MIKKAFRAAFPLTLPVFMGYLFLGIAFGVLLSSEGFHVGWAIFMSVIIYAGSMQFVAIELLTLPFNFLSTLFITLMVNARHLFYGLSMLDKFKDSGKLKPYMIFSLTDETFSLLCSANPPDGVSKKWFFFFIAALNHFYWILGGVIGNVAGNLIPFNSEGIDFAMTALFIVIFVDQWENSKNHLPAVLGIVITVACRLLFGTSWFIPAAMVCLLFSLTMLRRRESA
- the recR gene encoding recombination mediator RecR; protein product: MDYYSSKITALIEELSRLPGIGAKSAQRLAFHIINMPEERVKRLAEVLVEAKQGVRYCRECFTLTDNELCPICASDKRDHGTIMVVESTRDLAAYEKTGRYDGVYHVLHGAISPALGIGPADIRLKELMTRLQGDISEVIIATNSSLEGETTAMYLSKLIKPTGIKVTRIASGVPVGGDLEYIDEVTLLRALEGRTEL
- a CDS encoding YbaB/EbfC family nucleoid-associated protein, whose product is MAKRGGFPGGMPGNMNNLMKQAQRMQRQMEDAQKEFETKEFTASAGGGAVEVTVSGKKEITSVKLAEEVVDPEDIEMLQDLIMAATNEALRQMEEASSANMSGLAGGLGGGFPF